The following are encoded in a window of Nibricoccus aquaticus genomic DNA:
- a CDS encoding MarR family winged helix-turn-helix transcriptional regulator: protein MSATPSTFLAHEALLLASRPAEERRCHALHELLETGHALSHALRTELARASLTESGFRLLACLFRNRSDTLTSSALADTLHLSTAALNQLLSRLELSGLVSRAPAPAGRRALVVSITAKGAATFQTAARRLLAATGKLMEPLASSELESLDHACIRLRENLTPSVTPH from the coding sequence GTGTCCGCCACACCTTCCACGTTTCTCGCACATGAAGCGCTCCTCCTCGCCAGCCGTCCGGCCGAAGAACGCCGCTGCCACGCTCTCCACGAACTCCTCGAAACCGGCCACGCCCTCTCTCACGCGCTCCGCACCGAGCTCGCCCGCGCCAGCCTCACCGAATCCGGCTTCCGTCTCCTCGCCTGTCTTTTTCGTAACCGCAGTGACACACTCACCTCCTCCGCTCTCGCCGACACACTTCATCTAAGCACCGCCGCTTTGAACCAACTTCTTTCGCGCTTGGAACTTTCCGGGCTCGTCTCGCGCGCTCCCGCTCCCGCCGGACGCCGCGCCCTGGTTGTTTCGATCACTGCAAAAGGCGCCGCCACATTTCAAACCGCCGCGCGCCGTCTCCTCGCTGCAACCGGTAAACTGATGGAACCGCTTGCATCCTCCGAACTCGAATCCCTCGACCACGCCTGCATTCGCCTCCGGGAAAATCTTACTCCGAGCGTAACACCGCACTAA
- a CDS encoding SLC5 family protein: protein MPPEALIQLSVFLALTALVALATWLHCRKATRSTESTRDYFLAGGGLNWVFIGGTITLTNISTDTFIGMSGSQTLNIVWWEISGAIGLVLLAKIFLPIYYRYKCTTVTELLERRYNNKHIRATVALVFLIGNIFIFLPAMLYTSGLVMKSMFGLGDTLLGLNTVFTVGIAVAIVGAIYAIFGGLRAVAISDTYCGILVLGLGGALVFFALNAIGWDFSGIPAERLRLFGESTDPIPWPTLLTGMVFCQLYYWSTNQTITQRALAAPDLREARKGIYLALFLRAPFIPAMVVIPGLVAYKLYGPIGDASYGRLVGDILPHWLSGAFAAAMFAAVISSYNSVLNSSAALYVCDLHQRYIRADGDIRRLSMTVSALIAIVSVFLIPLYMGAGSIMAVIQQSLGIFSMPVLSAFIVGLLFRNVDARAVIATIAFGAALYAALTFGWEKLHALHPASVPRPWHFLHIMGVTVPACVAFALALNRLLFRRRALFGWDQETPAAS from the coding sequence ATGCCCCCCGAAGCCCTCATCCAGCTTTCCGTTTTCCTCGCCCTCACCGCGCTCGTCGCCCTCGCCACCTGGCTTCACTGCCGCAAGGCCACCCGCTCCACCGAAAGCACCCGCGACTACTTCCTCGCCGGCGGCGGACTCAACTGGGTCTTCATCGGCGGCACCATCACGCTGACCAACATCAGCACCGACACCTTCATCGGCATGAGCGGCTCGCAGACGCTCAACATAGTCTGGTGGGAAATCTCCGGCGCCATCGGCCTCGTCCTCCTCGCGAAAATTTTCCTTCCGATCTACTACCGCTACAAGTGCACCACGGTCACCGAACTCCTCGAGCGCCGGTATAACAACAAACACATCCGCGCCACCGTCGCCCTCGTTTTTCTCATCGGCAACATCTTCATATTCCTCCCCGCCATGCTCTACACGAGCGGCCTCGTGATGAAGTCCATGTTCGGCCTCGGCGACACCCTGCTCGGCCTCAACACCGTCTTCACCGTCGGCATCGCCGTCGCGATCGTCGGTGCGATCTACGCCATCTTCGGCGGACTCCGCGCCGTCGCCATCTCCGACACCTACTGCGGCATCCTCGTCCTCGGCCTCGGCGGCGCCCTCGTCTTCTTCGCGCTCAACGCCATCGGCTGGGACTTCTCCGGCATTCCCGCCGAACGCCTCCGTCTCTTCGGCGAATCCACCGACCCCATTCCCTGGCCGACGCTCCTCACCGGCATGGTCTTCTGCCAGCTCTACTACTGGAGCACCAACCAGACGATTACCCAGCGCGCCCTCGCCGCCCCCGATCTCCGCGAAGCCCGCAAAGGCATCTACCTCGCCCTCTTCCTCCGCGCACCCTTCATCCCCGCGATGGTCGTCATCCCCGGCCTCGTCGCCTATAAACTCTACGGCCCCATCGGCGACGCCAGCTACGGCCGTCTCGTCGGCGACATCCTTCCCCACTGGCTCTCCGGCGCTTTTGCCGCCGCGATGTTCGCCGCCGTCATCTCCAGCTATAACTCCGTCCTCAACTCCTCCGCCGCCCTCTACGTCTGCGATCTCCATCAACGCTACATCCGCGCCGACGGCGACATCCGCCGCCTCAGCATGACCGTCTCCGCGCTCATCGCCATCGTATCGGTTTTCCTGATTCCGCTATACATGGGTGCGGGCAGCATCATGGCCGTGATCCAGCAATCCCTCGGCATCTTCAGCATGCCGGTCCTCTCCGCCTTCATCGTCGGCCTCCTCTTCCGCAACGTCGATGCCCGCGCCGTCATCGCGACCATCGCCTTCGGTGCCGCGCTCTACGCCGCCCTCACTTTCGGATGGGAAAAACTCCACGCCCTCCACCCCGCCTCCGTCCCGCGCCCGTGGCACTTCCTCCACATCATGGGCGTCACCGTCCCCGCCTGCGTCGCCTTCGCCCTCGCGCTCAACCGCCTCCTTTTCCGCCGTCGCGCCCTCTTCGGCTGGGATCAAGAAACTCCCGCCGCGTCCTGA
- a CDS encoding alpha/beta hydrolase family protein, with the protein MHALRSFAPAIYRALYTSALTAFVISVTLSARAQSPLQLTRTAPGQFALTVPTTAGIPYRFQSSPDLVNWSYTPLAALGTGSPTAHPLTSATPSAFWRVAEFPADTAYKPLATPGPFTVAPFADETWFDSARAYSMPVRIYAPALSHGSGPFPVVILSHGLAGSIGAFDNLSAYLSSHGYICVMIEHADARPDSRIERPKDVTFALDVLLASPANPLLAGRIDATRLAHAGHSFGAFTTLALLGARYRESGPLSPIVQFPDTRIKCGVALSPQGATTLGLFSGSWDNITRPSLTMHGTLDSAPGTDDPLTRRQPYDEMPAGNKAHLTLDQGEHNDFSDTGISEEGDRFSRWYFPATLAFLDANLNNDPAARAWLDSLALTRLSAALATLETK; encoded by the coding sequence ATGCACGCTCTTCGCAGCTTCGCCCCAGCCATTTATCGCGCGCTCTACACAAGCGCTCTCACCGCCTTCGTCATCTCCGTCACTCTCTCCGCTCGCGCCCAATCCCCGCTCCAGCTCACCCGCACCGCCCCCGGTCAGTTCGCCCTCACCGTCCCCACGACCGCCGGCATCCCCTACCGCTTCCAATCCAGTCCCGATCTCGTCAACTGGTCCTACACGCCCCTCGCCGCGCTCGGCACCGGCTCGCCCACCGCGCATCCGCTCACCAGCGCCACGCCCTCCGCCTTCTGGCGCGTCGCCGAATTCCCCGCCGACACCGCCTACAAACCCCTCGCCACTCCCGGCCCGTTCACCGTCGCGCCATTCGCCGACGAAACCTGGTTCGACTCCGCCCGCGCCTACTCGATGCCCGTCCGCATCTACGCGCCCGCACTCTCGCACGGCAGCGGCCCCTTCCCCGTCGTCATCCTTTCCCACGGTCTCGCCGGCTCCATCGGCGCCTTCGATAATCTTTCCGCTTACCTGTCCTCGCACGGCTACATCTGCGTCATGATCGAGCACGCCGACGCTCGCCCCGACTCCCGCATCGAACGCCCCAAAGACGTCACCTTCGCCCTCGACGTCCTTCTCGCCTCGCCCGCCAACCCGCTCCTCGCCGGCCGCATCGACGCCACCCGCCTCGCTCACGCCGGGCACTCCTTCGGCGCCTTCACCACCCTCGCCCTCCTCGGTGCACGCTACCGCGAATCCGGCCCGCTCTCCCCCATCGTCCAGTTCCCGGATACACGCATCAAATGCGGTGTCGCCCTCTCTCCCCAAGGCGCCACCACCCTCGGCCTCTTCAGCGGCTCTTGGGATAACATCACACGCCCCTCCCTCACCATGCACGGCACGCTCGACTCCGCCCCCGGCACCGACGACCCCCTCACCCGCCGCCAGCCCTACGACGAGATGCCCGCCGGCAACAAAGCCCACCTCACCCTCGACCAAGGCGAGCACAACGATTTCTCCGACACCGGCATCTCTGAAGAAGGCGACCGCTTCTCCCGCTGGTATTTCCCCGCCACCCTCGCTTTCCTCGACGCCAATCTGAACAACGACCCCGCCGCACGCGCCTGGCTCGACTCCCTCGCCCTCACCCGCCTCAGCGCCGCCCTCGCCACGCTCGAAACAAAATAA
- a CDS encoding Calx-beta domain-containing protein, whose translation MNTPKKRVLAALLSSLVLVAALVLWNRPPTHRAPASTPASALTASDSSTTSTPLASDSSTLITSSSPAPSLADTTGLPAEFARFNDWLSRYLTASPADRTALLVEGRAHAATRRAVLARLITTDPRRALALAVPMVARQQLPADILALLEERVSTRGSLGVLGAVGIAPDFPALRRIVQIENGPRYNAYVFGRRSSQVTTPSIHVSGIAIDRALALDERPLRILEAGEIPDASKPRVETCLVSGKIADALAASNNTQLPAITEETPAVEIAGTIQYVCSGGHIQIIEDRLVAGEGMSGGAVKPTTAITSTQSTGVRSLLYMRVTFPDSNRDPQTETAAYDMMRQVNDWFIENSYGNLYLVTTVAPLIVLPRSEAWYTSGGGDEYDLRSDAQEVARRLGYDTNQYDLDIVTYTGGPGGFGGLGYVGGKGSWIKSISVGVICHELGHNFGVWHANFWNTSGASIIGTGSNTEYGNPFDTMGSASAGDLQFNANHKNILNWLPTAPFVQTVTTSGTYRIAAYDQSSLNPANRYALKIVKDSDRDYWAEFRQRSLSSNRWTKDGILLNWSAWYSSENGAQLLDTTPGSPDDRTDAALTVGRTFSDFEAGIHLTPLGKVGTAPESMDVVVNLGTFPGNQEPTLALSTSAITAAPNTSITLTATASDSDGDALSYAWDFGDKTFHPANAAIVTKSWSTAGDYVVRCVVSDMKGKTASRSTIVRVGSPTTLRVSGQITLAGQPLANVRVHNGLTGANYRGSYTNTDGTYTISGLAAGSYTFAAALNGYTFAASGFANPLTVSADFSSAHFAATATPTVSLAVTDTDCTEGTNTGRFTLTRTGATTSALTVRFFYPTGTAPKGSDYTLSPDLVSASPGYTATIPAGASSLDLVVTATDDATAEGPEIATLELAPGSGYTISGPAIATLIIQDNDTTKPVVSIRTTDAFATEAADSASVLISRTGDTSSALTVAFTLAGAASPAIDYTAVGTSLTIPAGASSATLTFSPINDSSVEGTETVTVALAANAAYIIAPGSTTQTLSLLDDDIPTITVTALDSAASEVGPDNGIFLLSRTGDTSLPLTINYALSGSAAQGVDYLPVPGVLTLAAGASSGTVTIEPVDDSLGEPSQTVVLQIRSSTAYVSGSPSLATVTIADNNDAPVVTVGIADGAVSEPSDTGRFRITTTGTGTGNITVRYTITGTATNGTDFTALPGTLSIGRNTTSDITVTPIDDALLENIETITLSLTPDPAYSTHLDTQATMSLVDNDQACVNVTADNIAFSETSTGRFYISRTGATTAALTVAYTLSGSATNGTDYNALSGSVTIAAGSVGASIDLVPINDTLAEGSETALITLSPGAYGLGLASATLILTDNEVPAVQVRFAASTSTVAETAGALALSVTLSAPAPSGGVTVDYLLGGGTALGQIDYLFTPGVLTFASGETAKTIPLAILDDTAIEPSQTVILKLANPTGASLGTSTMTVTITDNDPAVASVSPIEQWRSLKFGGSASNSSIAGDLADPDADGLVNILEYATGADPLLPSTPPQAGFAAGQLTLTYDRSLTATDILYTIEEVSLLTGTWTQVTPSDETLSDNGVIRKIKSKVTASGPSKFLRLRVTR comes from the coding sequence ATGAATACCCCAAAAAAACGCGTCCTCGCGGCCCTGCTTTCCTCCCTCGTTCTCGTCGCCGCGCTGGTCCTCTGGAACCGCCCGCCCACCCACCGCGCTCCCGCTTCAACCCCAGCGTCCGCTCTCACAGCCTCCGATTCCTCGACCACCTCCACTCCTCTCGCTTCCGACTCCTCAACCCTCATCACCTCCTCGTCCCCCGCACCCTCCCTCGCTGACACCACCGGCCTCCCCGCCGAATTCGCCCGCTTCAACGACTGGCTCTCCCGTTACCTCACCGCCTCTCCCGCCGACCGCACCGCGCTTCTCGTCGAGGGCCGCGCCCACGCCGCCACCCGCCGCGCCGTCCTCGCCCGACTCATCACGACCGATCCACGCCGTGCCCTCGCGCTCGCCGTGCCCATGGTCGCACGTCAGCAACTCCCCGCCGACATTCTCGCGCTCCTCGAAGAGCGCGTCAGCACCCGCGGCTCCCTCGGCGTCCTCGGTGCCGTCGGCATCGCGCCCGACTTCCCCGCCCTCCGCCGCATCGTCCAGATCGAAAACGGCCCGCGCTACAACGCCTACGTCTTCGGTCGCCGCTCTTCCCAAGTCACCACACCGTCCATACACGTCTCCGGCATCGCCATTGACCGCGCCCTCGCCCTCGACGAGCGTCCGCTCCGCATCCTCGAAGCCGGCGAAATCCCCGACGCCTCCAAACCCCGCGTCGAGACCTGCCTCGTCTCCGGAAAAATCGCCGACGCTCTCGCCGCCTCCAACAACACCCAGCTCCCCGCTATCACCGAGGAAACTCCCGCCGTCGAGATCGCCGGCACCATCCAATACGTCTGCAGCGGCGGCCACATCCAGATCATCGAGGACCGCCTCGTCGCCGGCGAAGGCATGAGCGGCGGCGCGGTGAAACCCACCACCGCTATCACCAGCACGCAGAGCACCGGCGTCCGCTCGCTCCTCTACATGCGCGTCACCTTTCCCGATTCCAACCGCGACCCGCAGACCGAGACCGCCGCCTACGACATGATGCGCCAGGTCAACGATTGGTTCATCGAAAACAGCTACGGCAATCTCTACCTCGTCACCACCGTCGCTCCGCTCATTGTTCTCCCGCGCAGCGAGGCCTGGTACACCAGCGGCGGCGGCGATGAGTACGATCTCCGCTCCGACGCCCAGGAAGTCGCCCGCCGCCTCGGCTACGATACCAACCAGTACGACCTCGACATCGTCACCTACACCGGCGGCCCCGGCGGCTTCGGTGGCCTCGGCTACGTCGGCGGCAAAGGCTCGTGGATCAAGAGCATCTCCGTCGGCGTCATCTGCCACGAGCTCGGCCACAACTTCGGCGTCTGGCACGCCAACTTCTGGAACACCAGCGGCGCCTCCATTATCGGCACCGGTTCAAATACCGAATACGGCAACCCGTTCGACACCATGGGCAGCGCCTCCGCCGGCGACCTCCAGTTCAACGCCAACCACAAAAACATCCTCAACTGGCTCCCCACCGCCCCCTTCGTCCAGACCGTGACGACCAGCGGCACCTACCGCATCGCCGCCTACGACCAATCCAGCCTCAACCCCGCCAATCGCTACGCCCTGAAAATCGTCAAGGACAGCGACCGCGACTACTGGGCCGAATTCCGCCAGCGCTCCCTCAGCTCCAACCGCTGGACCAAGGACGGCATTCTCCTCAACTGGAGCGCCTGGTACAGCAGCGAGAACGGTGCCCAGCTTCTCGATACGACTCCCGGCAGTCCCGACGACCGCACCGACGCCGCCCTCACCGTCGGCCGCACCTTCTCCGACTTCGAAGCCGGCATCCACCTCACGCCCCTCGGCAAAGTCGGCACCGCCCCAGAGTCCATGGACGTTGTCGTCAACCTCGGCACCTTCCCCGGCAACCAGGAGCCCACCCTCGCGCTCTCCACCAGCGCCATCACCGCCGCGCCCAACACCTCCATTACGCTCACCGCCACCGCCTCCGACTCCGATGGCGACGCCCTCAGCTACGCCTGGGACTTCGGCGACAAAACCTTCCACCCCGCCAACGCCGCCATCGTCACCAAAAGCTGGAGCACCGCCGGCGATTACGTCGTCCGCTGCGTCGTCTCCGACATGAAGGGCAAAACCGCCAGCCGCTCCACTATCGTCCGCGTCGGCTCGCCCACCACCCTCCGCGTCTCCGGCCAGATCACGCTCGCCGGCCAGCCTCTCGCCAACGTCCGCGTCCACAACGGCCTCACCGGCGCTAACTATCGCGGCTCGTACACCAACACCGACGGCACCTACACGATCTCCGGCCTCGCCGCCGGCAGCTACACCTTCGCCGCCGCGCTCAACGGCTACACCTTCGCCGCCTCCGGCTTCGCCAATCCGCTCACCGTCTCCGCCGACTTCTCCTCCGCCCACTTCGCCGCCACCGCCACACCCACCGTCTCTCTCGCCGTAACTGACACCGATTGCACCGAAGGCACCAACACCGGCCGCTTCACCCTCACGCGCACCGGCGCTACCACCAGCGCCCTCACCGTCCGCTTCTTCTACCCCACCGGCACCGCCCCCAAAGGCAGCGACTACACGCTCTCGCCCGACCTCGTCTCCGCCTCCCCCGGCTACACCGCCACCATCCCCGCCGGCGCTTCCTCGCTCGATCTCGTCGTCACCGCGACCGACGACGCCACCGCCGAAGGCCCCGAAATAGCCACCCTCGAACTGGCTCCAGGCTCCGGATACACCATCTCCGGCCCCGCCATCGCCACCCTGATCATCCAGGACAACGACACCACCAAGCCCGTCGTCAGCATCCGCACGACCGACGCCTTCGCCACCGAAGCCGCAGACTCCGCCTCCGTCCTCATCTCTCGCACCGGCGACACGTCCAGCGCCCTCACCGTCGCCTTCACTCTCGCAGGCGCCGCCTCGCCCGCCATCGACTACACCGCTGTCGGCACCTCCCTCACCATTCCCGCCGGCGCATCCTCCGCCACGCTCACCTTCTCTCCCATCAACGACTCCTCCGTCGAAGGCACCGAAACTGTCACCGTCGCCCTCGCCGCCAACGCCGCCTACATCATCGCCCCCGGCTCCACCACGCAGACCCTCAGCCTCCTCGACGACGACATCCCCACAATCACTGTCACCGCGCTAGACTCTGCCGCCTCCGAAGTCGGTCCCGACAACGGCATCTTCCTCCTCTCGCGCACCGGCGACACCAGCCTCCCGCTCACCATCAACTACGCGCTCTCCGGCTCCGCCGCCCAAGGCGTTGACTACCTCCCCGTCCCCGGTGTCCTCACACTGGCCGCTGGCGCCAGCAGCGGCACCGTCACCATCGAGCCCGTTGACGACTCCCTCGGCGAACCGTCGCAAACCGTCGTCCTACAGATCCGCAGCAGCACCGCCTACGTCAGCGGCAGCCCTTCGCTCGCAACTGTTACCATCGCCGACAACAACGACGCCCCCGTCGTCACCGTCGGCATCGCCGACGGCGCCGTCTCCGAACCTTCCGACACCGGCCGCTTCCGTATCACCACCACGGGCACAGGCACGGGTAACATCACCGTCCGCTACACCATCACCGGCACCGCCACCAACGGCACCGACTTCACCGCCCTCCCCGGCACACTCTCCATCGGTCGCAACACCACGTCCGATATCACCGTCACCCCCATCGACGACGCCCTCCTCGAAAACATCGAAACCATCACCCTCTCCCTCACACCCGACCCCGCCTACTCCACCCACCTCGACACCCAGGCCACGATGAGCCTCGTCGATAACGACCAGGCCTGCGTAAACGTCACCGCCGACAACATCGCCTTCTCCGAAACCAGCACCGGCCGCTTCTACATCTCCCGCACCGGAGCCACCACCGCCGCGCTCACCGTCGCCTACACGCTGTCCGGCTCCGCCACCAACGGCACCGACTACAACGCCCTCTCCGGCTCCGTCACCATCGCCGCCGGTTCCGTCGGTGCTTCCATCGACCTCGTCCCCATCAACGACACCCTCGCCGAGGGCTCCGAGACCGCCTTGATCACACTTTCTCCCGGCGCCTACGGCCTCGGCCTCGCCTCCGCCACGCTCATCCTCACCGACAACGAAGTACCCGCCGTCCAAGTACGCTTCGCCGCCTCCACCTCGACCGTCGCCGAAACTGCCGGCGCGCTCGCCCTCTCCGTCACCCTCTCCGCGCCCGCCCCCTCCGGCGGCGTCACCGTCGATTACCTCCTCGGCGGCGGTACGGCACTCGGCCAGATCGACTACCTGTTCACTCCCGGCGTCCTCACCTTCGCCTCCGGCGAAACAGCCAAAACCATCCCGCTCGCCATCCTCGACGACACCGCCATCGAGCCTTCTCAAACCGTCATCCTGAAACTCGCCAACCCCACCGGCGCATCTCTCGGCACCAGCACGATGACCGTCACCATCACCGACAACGACCCCGCCGTCGCATCCGTCTCCCCCATCGAACAATGGCGCTCGCTCAAGTTCGGCGGCAGTGCCTCCAACTCATCCATCGCCGGTGACCTCGCCGATCCCGACGCCGACGGCCTCGTCAACATCCTCGAATACGCCACCGGTGCCGATCCGCTTCTCCCGTCCACGCCACCGCAAGCCGGCTTCGCCGCCGGCCAGCTCACGCTCACCTACGACCGTTCGCTCACCGCCACCGACATCCTCTACACGATCGAAGAAGTTTCCCTCCTCACCGGCACATGGACGCAAGTCACCCCCTCCGACGAAACCCTCTCTGACAACGGCGTCATCCGGAAAATAAAATCCAAAGTCACCGCCTCCGGCCCGTCGAAATTCCTCCGCCTCCGCGTCACCCGCTGA
- a CDS encoding PmoA family protein: MRQILLRPPAILFILLILSKISVLHSADPATASNPTHSAPPAVTLTRLEDRIRIEIAGTHFTDYIFKGASRPYCYPILLADGTSLVRDFPEKPAPHEEPDHKHQRALMFAHGDVNKIDFWNEGTSGTKFPKGLTVHDGIVSTTDGPIGELRVRNRWTAPTGELIATDETTLRFHGTEDARFLDYEVTIHALADKPLVIGDNKEGVMALRVAQWMVMPHRQGGKEWPGSGHILNSANDRDAATWGKRAAWCAYYAEHNGKPYGVALFDYPQNLRHPTWWMARDYGLLAANPFGQSAFETTKEKPLPSDLGNYTLPAGETLTLRYRFYFYSGTPDSAEVSRHFSEYAFSP; encoded by the coding sequence ATGCGCCAAATCCTCCTCCGCCCTCCGGCAATCCTGTTCATCCTCTTAATCCTGTCCAAAATTTCCGTCCTCCACTCCGCCGATCCAGCCACCGCCTCCAACCCCACACACTCCGCCCCCCCCGCCGTCACCCTCACCCGCCTCGAAGACCGCATCCGTATCGAAATCGCGGGCACGCACTTCACCGACTACATCTTCAAAGGCGCCTCCCGCCCCTACTGCTACCCCATCCTCCTCGCCGACGGCACCTCCCTCGTCCGCGACTTCCCCGAAAAACCTGCGCCCCACGAAGAGCCCGACCACAAACACCAGCGCGCCCTCATGTTCGCCCACGGCGACGTGAACAAAATCGACTTCTGGAACGAAGGTACCTCCGGCACCAAATTCCCCAAAGGCCTCACCGTCCACGACGGCATCGTCTCCACCACCGACGGCCCAATCGGCGAACTCCGCGTCCGCAACCGCTGGACCGCCCCCACCGGCGAACTCATCGCCACCGACGAAACCACCCTCCGCTTCCACGGCACCGAAGACGCCCGCTTTCTCGACTACGAAGTCACCATCCACGCCCTTGCCGACAAACCCCTCGTCATCGGCGACAACAAAGAAGGTGTCATGGCCCTCCGCGTCGCCCAGTGGATGGTCATGCCCCACCGCCAGGGCGGCAAAGAATGGCCCGGCTCCGGCCACATCCTCAACTCCGCCAACGACCGCGACGCCGCCACTTGGGGCAAACGCGCCGCCTGGTGCGCCTACTACGCCGAGCACAACGGCAAACCCTACGGCGTCGCCCTCTTCGACTACCCGCAAAACCTCCGCCACCCCACCTGGTGGATGGCCCGCGACTACGGCCTCCTCGCCGCCAACCCCTTCGGCCAGTCCGCCTTCGAAACGACCAAAGAAAAGCCTCTCCCGTCCGACCTCGGCAACTACACCCTCCCCGCCGGCGAAACACTCACCCTCCGCTACCGTTTCTATTTCTACTCCGGCACCCCCGACTCCGCCGAAGTCAGCCGACACTTTTCCGAGTACGCCTTCAGCCCTTAA
- a CDS encoding LysR family transcriptional regulator, translating into MELRHLRYFVAVADALSYRRAADELRVAQPALSKQIKNLEDEVGARLLDRNTTGVALTDAGALFLEEAREILRRAGEAVMLAREAEAGKRGRLVVGGLGAFSSGFLPTALAAFRREYPDVEVMVHEIGLPDQLKALASGQLQVAFTIMKEEEIPEELERASILEATVAILMSTEHRLANRQKVALADLADDPFFCIGETERHELHRQRIHQMFASRGLKHRPLRRVNSFESLVALVAGGHGVSMMLPMARSRNVDDVVYRRIKEHGPDLELELFAVWRKTAGKSLARNFVDTLREMQKGRGK; encoded by the coding sequence ATGGAACTGAGGCATCTGAGATACTTCGTGGCGGTGGCAGATGCGTTGAGTTACCGGCGGGCGGCGGATGAGTTGCGGGTGGCGCAGCCGGCGCTCAGCAAGCAGATCAAGAATCTCGAAGACGAGGTGGGCGCGCGGCTGCTGGATCGCAACACGACGGGTGTGGCGCTGACGGATGCGGGGGCGCTTTTTCTGGAAGAAGCGCGGGAGATTTTGCGGCGCGCGGGGGAGGCGGTGATGTTGGCGCGCGAGGCGGAGGCGGGGAAGCGCGGGCGGCTGGTGGTGGGCGGGCTGGGGGCGTTTTCGTCAGGATTTTTGCCGACGGCTCTGGCGGCTTTTCGAAGGGAGTATCCGGACGTGGAGGTGATGGTGCATGAGATCGGGCTGCCGGATCAGTTGAAGGCCCTCGCCAGCGGGCAGCTGCAGGTGGCGTTCACGATCATGAAGGAGGAGGAGATTCCGGAGGAGCTGGAGCGGGCGAGCATCCTGGAGGCGACGGTGGCGATTTTGATGAGCACGGAACACCGGCTGGCGAACCGGCAGAAGGTGGCGCTGGCGGATCTGGCGGATGATCCGTTTTTTTGTATTGGCGAGACGGAGCGGCATGAGCTGCACCGGCAGAGGATTCACCAGATGTTCGCGTCGCGCGGGTTGAAGCACCGGCCGTTGCGGCGCGTGAACAGTTTCGAATCGTTGGTGGCGCTGGTGGCGGGCGGGCACGGCGTTTCGATGATGCTGCCGATGGCGCGGTCGCGAAACGTGGACGATGTGGTTTACCGCCGGATCAAGGAGCACGGGCCGGATCTGGAGCTGGAGTTGTTTGCGGTGTGGCGGAAGACGGCGGGGAAGTCGCTGGCGCGTAATTTTGTGGATACGCTGCGGGAGATGCAGAAGGGGCGGGGGAAGTAG